In Crassostrea angulata isolate pt1a10 chromosome 6, ASM2561291v2, whole genome shotgun sequence, a genomic segment contains:
- the LOC128187249 gene encoding uncharacterized protein LOC128187249 isoform X2, with product MILFSNEENLKMPAQTRKRKKESRKTEEVTYVKGQIVYCYWKGIWWPGAVQSVLKNDVYQISFWKEEERITCNSHNLRNFQCDTDTDLIASSLKKIKRQADLKNKYMEDVEYAKSLSKNKPAPSHTLSSQSPSACEEVPTTSDKPEQERTPPHTLSSQSPSASCEEKPTTSDKPEEERVPPHTLSLLSGPASCEEVHTTNVQPEQERLPPHTLSLQNPPASCEEKPTTSYKPEQERVPPNTLTLQSPSASCEEKPTTSDKPEQERAPPYTLSLQNPPASCEEVPTTRDKPEQERTPTHTFSSQNPPASFEEEPTTSDKPEQERAPPHTLSSQSPSASCEEKPITSDKPGQERAPSHTLSSQSPSASFEEEPTTSDKPEQERAPPHTLSSQSPSASCEEKPITSDKPEQERAPPHTLTLQSSPASCEEVPTISYKPQQEKTPPYTLSLQSGPASCEEVPFTSVQLEQERAPPYTLSLQSSPASCEEVPTTSDKPEQERLPPHSLSLQSGPASCVEKPITSDKPGQERAPPHTLRSQSPSASCEEEPTTSDKPGQERAPPLTLSLQSSPASHEEVPTTSDKPEQERVPPHTLSLQSGPASCEEVPTTNVQPEQERLPPHTLTLQSGPASCEEVPSTNVQPEQERLPPHTLTLQSGPASCEEVPTTSDRPEQERLPPNTLSLQSGPASCEEVPTTSDRPEQERLPPHTLSLQNPPASCEEEPTTSDKPEQERAPPLTLSLQNPLALCEDNTITGEQSLESLLPTSSTFSARDEKLLKDLMEYINFSSDEDDDWIDEMDLDSEFIPSESEEEESTSDEDISSSTCVKGVKRKSFEDDVLISSTTNKGIDQDLVENSDSDVSDEIPYLPPLGLLCNPQSTESDASSLESDSDIDIVEEEIIRDITYPSIFIRKIITSKTTKSGKFKKSDRVYNTRHFCPFCYKSVSHLIQHLNSKAHSKEPEVVNLKTLIGKERQRNISMLRNKGDHLQNEKAISKKRGEIVLARRIGSNEKLNISNYGPCPLCLEWLKLDVLYRHQKKCCGLSADSGQPSSFISKGNIMVQSAMIAGRLKETACKALVNEVFPIMQDDKIGHEAKNDSLIVALGNHWHKRNVGNKLMRKHYVSAVMRLTSRLLIEIRKLTESEQRLEFYLQPKYFSEVAHAALKVAKQDDDNDDNLQAPSNAIKLGYHLKRLCNLKLGLAIRHGNDDQRRASKNFLKLMELEWCSKLARVNLEERRRNKKVELPLPSDVKKLADYLKVEIESFDKGNLTYENFKKGSTLTEAVLITYNRRRPGEIQAMRLVDYHNRKTGIDPGVGEEIVKSLSEFERKLVEEQDVIEIRGKCGKCVPVIIPKHVRGILAHLCNQRVRAAAGIPSSSVHIFATNRAGVFRGYDSVQFVTQNADLQFPERIRGTNMRRLMATLCQALDVTPQQQKWIIDHMGHTLDVHNIHYRCTSDIIERSDIAKLLMLMDRKQVGYFKNKRLEEISLEELIEEPDETNDVDENDDRFLDRDEVFIPNLLEDEEEEILVKTSKKKKASFTRKKWTVAEEEEIKKRFAGFLAQDKCPRQKDVEKVMAQSKKYGGLLHTRPRDNIKKKVSCMLVKARKNNNDL from the exons ATGATATTATTCAGTAATGAAGAG AATCTGAAGATGCCAGCTCAAACAAGGAAGAGGAAGAAAG aaagTAGAAAGACTGAAGAAGTTACTTATGTAAAAG gCCAAATTGTATACTGTTACTGGAAGGGAATATGGTGGCCAGGTGCTGTGCAGAGTGTTTTGAAAAACGATGTGTACCAAATTTCCTTTTGGAAAGAGGAGGAAAG GATTACATGTAACAGCCACAATCTCCGTAATTTTCAATGTGACACAGACACAGACTTGATTGCTTCAAGTTTAA aaaaaataaagagGCAGGCtgatctgaaaaataaatacatggaaGATGTAGAATATGCTAAATCTTTGAGTAAAAACAAACCGGCACCATCCCATACCTTGAGTTCACAGAGCCCTTCAGCTTGTGAAGAGGTACCTACCACAAGTGATAAGCCGGAACAAGAGAGGACACCACCCCACACCTTGAGTTCACAGAGCCCTTCAGCTTCATGTGAAGAGAAGCCTACCACTAGTGATAAGCCGGAAGAAGAGAGGGTACCACCTCACACCTTGAGTTTACTGAGCGGTCCAGCTTCATGTGAAGAGGTGCATACCACAAATGTTCAGCCGGAACAAGAGAGGTTACCACCCCACACCTTGAGTTTGCAGAACCCTCCAGCTTCATGTGAAGAGAAGCCTACCACAAGTTATAAGCCGGAACAAGAGAGGGTACCACCCAATACCTTGACTTTACAGAGCCCTTCAGCTTCATGTGAAGAGAAGCCTACCACAAGTGATAAGCCAGAACAAGAGAGGGCACCACCCTACACCTTGAGTTTACAGAACCCTCCAGCTTCATGTGAAGAGGTGCCTACCACACGTGATAAGCCGGAACAAGAGAGAACACCTACCCACACCTTTAGTTCACAGAACCCTCCAGCTTCATTCGAAGAGGAGCCTACCACTAGTGATAAGCCAGAACAAGAGAGGGCACCACCCCATACCTTGAGTTCACAGAGCCCTTCAGCTTCATGTGAAGAGAAGCCTATTACAAGTGATAAGCCAGGACAAGAGAGGGCACCATCCCATACCTTGAGTTCACAGAGCCCTTCAGCTTCATTCGAAGAGGAGCCTACCACTAGTGATAAGCCAGAACAAGAGAGGGCACCACCCCATACCTTGAGTTCACAGAGCCCTTCAGCTTCATGTGAAGAGAAGCCTATTACAAGTGATAAGCCAGAACAAGAGAGGGCACCACCCCATACCTTGACTTTACAGAGCAGTCCAGCTTCATGTGAAGAGGTGCCTACCATAAGTTATAAGCCGCAACAAGAGAAAACACCACCTTACACCTTAAGTTTACAGAGCGGTCCAGCTTCATGTGAAGAAGTGCCTTTCACAAGTGTTCAGCTGGAACAAGAGAGGGCACCACCCTACACCTTGAGTTTGCAGAGCAGTCCAGCTTCATGTGAAGAGGTGCCTACCACAAGTGATAAGCCAGAACAAGAGAGGTTACCACCCCATTCCTTGAGTTTACAGAGCGGTCCAGCTTCATGTGTAGAGAAGCCTATCACAAGTGATAAGCCGGGACAAGAGAGGGCACCACCCCATACCTTGAGATCACAGAGTCCTTCAGCTTCATGTGAAGAGGAGCCTACCACTAGTGATAAGCCAGGACAAGAGAGAGCACCACCCCTTACCTTGAGTTTACAGAGCAGTCCAGCTTCACATGAAGAGGTGCCTACCACTAGTGATAAGCCGGAACAAGAGAGGGTACCACCCCATACCTTGAGTTTACAGAGCGGTCCAGCTTCATGTGAAGAGGTGCCTACCACAAATGTTCAGCCAGAACAAGAGAGGTTACCACCCCATACCTTGACTTTACAGAGCGGTCCAGCTTCATGTGAAGAGGTGCCTTCCACAAATGTTCAGCCAGAACAAGAGAGGTTACCACCCCATACCTTGACTTTGCAGAGCGGTCCAGCTTCATGTGAAGAGGTGCCTACCACAAGTGATAGGCCGGAACAAGAGAGGTTACCACCCAACACATTGAGTTTACAGAGTGGTCCAGCTTCATGTGAAGAGGTGCCTACCACAAGTGATAGGCCAGAACAAGAGAGGTTACCACCCCACACCTTGAGTTTGCAGAACCCTCCAGCTTCATGTGAAGAGGAGCCTACCACTAGTGATAAGCCAGAACAAGAGAGGGCACCACCCCTTACCTTGAGTTTACAGAATCCTCTAGCTTTATGTGAAGACAATACCATTACTGGTGAACAGTCCCTTGAGTCTTTATTACCAACTTCATCTACTTTCTCTGCTAGAGATGAAAAGTTACTTAAAGACCTCATGGAATACATTAATTTTAGCAGTGATGAGGATGATGATTGGATTGATGAAATGGATTTGGATTCAGAGTTTATTCCTTCAGAGTCAGAGGAAGAAGAGAGTACTTCTGATGAGGATATATCATCCTCCACCTGTGTTAAAGGTGTTAAGAGAAAGAGTTTTGAAGATGATGTGCTTATTTCATCTACAACAAATAAGGGCATTGACCAGGATCTTGTAGAGAATTCTGACAGTGATGTGTCTGACGAGATCCCTTACCTTCCACCATTAGGTCTATTATGTAACCCACAGTCCACTGAAAGTGATGCATCTTCTTTGGAGTCTGATAGTGACATAGACATTGTTGAGGAGGAAATTATCAGAGATATTACTTATCCCTCAATCTTTATTAGAAAAATCATCacttcaaaaacaacaaaatctggaaaattcaaaaaatctgACCGTGTTTATAATACTAGACACTTCTGCCCATTTTGTTACAAGTCAGTATCACATTTAATACAACATTTGAATTCAAAAGCACATAGTAAGGAGCCAGAAGTAGTTAATCTCAAAACCCTAATTGGTAAAGAACGCCAGAGGAATATCTCAATGTTGAGAAATAAAGGTGATCATCTGCAAAATGAAAAAGCAATATCAAAGAAACGAGGGGAGATAGTTCTTGCAAGAAGAATAGGATCGAATGAAAAACTCAACATTTCAAACTATGGCCCATGTCCTTTATGCTTGGAGTGGCTTAAGCTAGATGTTTTATACAGACACCAAAAGAAATGCTGCGGCTTATCAGCTGATTCAGGTCAACCGAGCTCATTTATCTCCAAGGGTAACATCATGGTACAGAGTGCAATGATTGCTGGGAGGCTTAAAGAAACTGCATGTAAAGCACTTGTTAATGAAGTTTTCCCTATTATGCAAGATGATAAAATTGGGCATGAAGCTAAAAATGACAGTCTGATTGTTGCACTTGGGAATCACTGGCATAAACGGAATGTAGGAAACAAATTAATGCGTAAACATTATGTATCAGCAGTAATGAGACTAACAAGTCGTCTCCTGATTGAAATTAGAAAGTTAACTGAATCAGAGCAAAGATTGGAGTTTTACCTgcaaccaaaatatttttcagaggTAGCACATGCAGCTTTGAAAGTAGCTAAACAGGATGATGACAACGATGACAATTTACAGGCCCCTTCAAATGCCATTAAACTGGGTTATCATTTGAAGAGATTGTGTAACTTGAAACTGGGCTTAGCAATTAGACATGGAAATGATGACCAAAGAAGAGCATCTAAAAACTTTTTGAAGCTTATGGAGTTAGAATGGTGTTCAAAACTTGCTAGAGTCAATCTCgaagaaagaagaagaaataaGAAAGTTGAACTTCCTCTACCTTCAGATGTGAAAAAGCTTGCAGATTACTTGAAGGTTGAAATAGAATCATTCGACAAAGGAAACCTCACTTATGAGAATTTCAAAAAGGGGTCGACACTGACTGAGGCAGTACTTATTACCTATAACCGACGGCGTCCAGGGGAAATTCAAGCAATGAG GTTGGTTGATTACCACAACAGGAAGACTGGAATAGATCCTGGTGTTGGAGAAGAAATAGTGAAATCACTGTCagaatttgaaagaaaacttgTAGAAGAACAAGATGTGATTGAAATAAGGGGAAAG TGTGGAAAATGTGTACCAGTGATCATTCCTAAGCATGTACGGGGGATTCTGGCACATCTATGTAATCAACGTGTAAGAGCAGCTGCAGGAATACCAAGCTCAAGTGTCCATATCTTTGCAACAAACA GGGCAGGTGTTTTTAGGGGATATGATTCTGTACAATTTGTGACACAGAATGCTGATCTTCAATTTCCGGAACGCATAAGAGGAACAAACATGAGACGTCTCatggcaactttatgccag GCCTTGGATGTGACACCACAGCAGCAAAAGTGGATCATCGATCACATGGGCCATACTCTAGATGTGCACAACATTCACTATAGATGTACATCAGATATCATAGAGAGATCAGACATTGCAAAATTATTAATGCTCATGGACAGGAAGCAGGTtggatatttcaaaaataaaagattgGAAGAAATTAGCTTGGAAG AATTAATTGAAGAACCAGACGAAACAAATGATGTTGATGAGAATGATGACAGATTCTTGGACAGAGATGAAGTGTTCATCCCAAACCTGTTAGAAGATGAAGAGGAAGAAATTCTAGTCA AGACAAGCAAGAAGAAAAAGGCCAGTTTTACGAGGAAGAAATGGACAGTAGcagaagaagaagaaataaaGAAGAGGTTTGCAGGTTTTCTTGCCCAGGACAAGTGTCCTAGGCAAAAAGACGTTGAGAAAGTGATGGCCCAAAGCAAGAAATATGGGGGTCTACTGCATACAAGACCAAGGGACAACATTAAGAAGAAAGTCAGTTGTATGCTGGTTAAAgctagaaaaaataataatgatttgtAA
- the LOC128187249 gene encoding uncharacterized protein LOC128187249 isoform X1, giving the protein MCTKFPFGKRRKEKIKRQADLKNKYMEDVEYAKSLSKNKPAPSHTLSSQSPSACEEVPTTSDKPEQERTPPHTLSSQSPSASCEEKPTTSDKPEEERVPPHTLSLLSGPASCEEVHTTNVQPEQERLPPHTLSLQNPPASCEEKPTTSYKPEQERVPPNTLTLQSPSASCEEKPTTSDKPEQERAPPYTLSLQNPPASCEEVPTTRDKPEQERTPTHTFSSQNPPASFEEEPTTSDKPEQERAPPHTLSSQSPSASCEEKPITSDKPGQERAPSHTLSSQSPSASFEEEPTTSDKPEQERAPPHTLSSQSPSASCEEKPITSDKPEQERAPPHTLTLQSSPASCEEVPTISYKPQQEKTPPYTLSLQSGPASCEEVPFTSVQLEQERAPPYTLSLQSSPASCEEVPTTSDKPEQERLPPHSLSLQSGPASCVEKPITSDKPGQERAPPHTLRSQSPSASCEEEPTTSDKPGQERAPPLTLSLQSSPASHEEVPTTSDKPEQERVPPHTLSLQSGPASCEEVPTTNVQPEQERLPPHTLTLQSGPASCEEVPSTNVQPEQERLPPHTLTLQSGPASCEEVPTTSDRPEQERLPPNTLSLQSGPASCEEVPTTSDRPEQERLPPHTLSLQNPPASCEEEPTTSDKPEQERAPPLTLSLQNPLALCEDNTITGEQSLESLLPTSSTFSARDEKLLKDLMEYINFSSDEDDDWIDEMDLDSEFIPSESEEEESTSDEDISSSTCVKGVKRKSFEDDVLISSTTNKGIDQDLVENSDSDVSDEIPYLPPLGLLCNPQSTESDASSLESDSDIDIVEEEIIRDITYPSIFIRKIITSKTTKSGKFKKSDRVYNTRHFCPFCYKSVSHLIQHLNSKAHSKEPEVVNLKTLIGKERQRNISMLRNKGDHLQNEKAISKKRGEIVLARRIGSNEKLNISNYGPCPLCLEWLKLDVLYRHQKKCCGLSADSGQPSSFISKGNIMVQSAMIAGRLKETACKALVNEVFPIMQDDKIGHEAKNDSLIVALGNHWHKRNVGNKLMRKHYVSAVMRLTSRLLIEIRKLTESEQRLEFYLQPKYFSEVAHAALKVAKQDDDNDDNLQAPSNAIKLGYHLKRLCNLKLGLAIRHGNDDQRRASKNFLKLMELEWCSKLARVNLEERRRNKKVELPLPSDVKKLADYLKVEIESFDKGNLTYENFKKGSTLTEAVLITYNRRRPGEIQAMRLVDYHNRKTGIDPGVGEEIVKSLSEFERKLVEEQDVIEIRGKCGKCVPVIIPKHVRGILAHLCNQRVRAAAGIPSSSVHIFATNRAGVFRGYDSVQFVTQNADLQFPERIRGTNMRRLMATLCQALDVTPQQQKWIIDHMGHTLDVHNIHYRCTSDIIERSDIAKLLMLMDRKQVGYFKNKRLEEISLEELIEEPDETNDVDENDDRFLDRDEVFIPNLLEDEEEEILVKTSKKKKASFTRKKWTVAEEEEIKKRFAGFLAQDKCPRQKDVEKVMAQSKKYGGLLHTRPRDNIKKKVSCMLVKARKNNNDL; this is encoded by the exons ATGTGTACCAAATTTCCTTTTGGAAAGAGGAGGAAAG aaaaaataaagagGCAGGCtgatctgaaaaataaatacatggaaGATGTAGAATATGCTAAATCTTTGAGTAAAAACAAACCGGCACCATCCCATACCTTGAGTTCACAGAGCCCTTCAGCTTGTGAAGAGGTACCTACCACAAGTGATAAGCCGGAACAAGAGAGGACACCACCCCACACCTTGAGTTCACAGAGCCCTTCAGCTTCATGTGAAGAGAAGCCTACCACTAGTGATAAGCCGGAAGAAGAGAGGGTACCACCTCACACCTTGAGTTTACTGAGCGGTCCAGCTTCATGTGAAGAGGTGCATACCACAAATGTTCAGCCGGAACAAGAGAGGTTACCACCCCACACCTTGAGTTTGCAGAACCCTCCAGCTTCATGTGAAGAGAAGCCTACCACAAGTTATAAGCCGGAACAAGAGAGGGTACCACCCAATACCTTGACTTTACAGAGCCCTTCAGCTTCATGTGAAGAGAAGCCTACCACAAGTGATAAGCCAGAACAAGAGAGGGCACCACCCTACACCTTGAGTTTACAGAACCCTCCAGCTTCATGTGAAGAGGTGCCTACCACACGTGATAAGCCGGAACAAGAGAGAACACCTACCCACACCTTTAGTTCACAGAACCCTCCAGCTTCATTCGAAGAGGAGCCTACCACTAGTGATAAGCCAGAACAAGAGAGGGCACCACCCCATACCTTGAGTTCACAGAGCCCTTCAGCTTCATGTGAAGAGAAGCCTATTACAAGTGATAAGCCAGGACAAGAGAGGGCACCATCCCATACCTTGAGTTCACAGAGCCCTTCAGCTTCATTCGAAGAGGAGCCTACCACTAGTGATAAGCCAGAACAAGAGAGGGCACCACCCCATACCTTGAGTTCACAGAGCCCTTCAGCTTCATGTGAAGAGAAGCCTATTACAAGTGATAAGCCAGAACAAGAGAGGGCACCACCCCATACCTTGACTTTACAGAGCAGTCCAGCTTCATGTGAAGAGGTGCCTACCATAAGTTATAAGCCGCAACAAGAGAAAACACCACCTTACACCTTAAGTTTACAGAGCGGTCCAGCTTCATGTGAAGAAGTGCCTTTCACAAGTGTTCAGCTGGAACAAGAGAGGGCACCACCCTACACCTTGAGTTTGCAGAGCAGTCCAGCTTCATGTGAAGAGGTGCCTACCACAAGTGATAAGCCAGAACAAGAGAGGTTACCACCCCATTCCTTGAGTTTACAGAGCGGTCCAGCTTCATGTGTAGAGAAGCCTATCACAAGTGATAAGCCGGGACAAGAGAGGGCACCACCCCATACCTTGAGATCACAGAGTCCTTCAGCTTCATGTGAAGAGGAGCCTACCACTAGTGATAAGCCAGGACAAGAGAGAGCACCACCCCTTACCTTGAGTTTACAGAGCAGTCCAGCTTCACATGAAGAGGTGCCTACCACTAGTGATAAGCCGGAACAAGAGAGGGTACCACCCCATACCTTGAGTTTACAGAGCGGTCCAGCTTCATGTGAAGAGGTGCCTACCACAAATGTTCAGCCAGAACAAGAGAGGTTACCACCCCATACCTTGACTTTACAGAGCGGTCCAGCTTCATGTGAAGAGGTGCCTTCCACAAATGTTCAGCCAGAACAAGAGAGGTTACCACCCCATACCTTGACTTTGCAGAGCGGTCCAGCTTCATGTGAAGAGGTGCCTACCACAAGTGATAGGCCGGAACAAGAGAGGTTACCACCCAACACATTGAGTTTACAGAGTGGTCCAGCTTCATGTGAAGAGGTGCCTACCACAAGTGATAGGCCAGAACAAGAGAGGTTACCACCCCACACCTTGAGTTTGCAGAACCCTCCAGCTTCATGTGAAGAGGAGCCTACCACTAGTGATAAGCCAGAACAAGAGAGGGCACCACCCCTTACCTTGAGTTTACAGAATCCTCTAGCTTTATGTGAAGACAATACCATTACTGGTGAACAGTCCCTTGAGTCTTTATTACCAACTTCATCTACTTTCTCTGCTAGAGATGAAAAGTTACTTAAAGACCTCATGGAATACATTAATTTTAGCAGTGATGAGGATGATGATTGGATTGATGAAATGGATTTGGATTCAGAGTTTATTCCTTCAGAGTCAGAGGAAGAAGAGAGTACTTCTGATGAGGATATATCATCCTCCACCTGTGTTAAAGGTGTTAAGAGAAAGAGTTTTGAAGATGATGTGCTTATTTCATCTACAACAAATAAGGGCATTGACCAGGATCTTGTAGAGAATTCTGACAGTGATGTGTCTGACGAGATCCCTTACCTTCCACCATTAGGTCTATTATGTAACCCACAGTCCACTGAAAGTGATGCATCTTCTTTGGAGTCTGATAGTGACATAGACATTGTTGAGGAGGAAATTATCAGAGATATTACTTATCCCTCAATCTTTATTAGAAAAATCATCacttcaaaaacaacaaaatctggaaaattcaaaaaatctgACCGTGTTTATAATACTAGACACTTCTGCCCATTTTGTTACAAGTCAGTATCACATTTAATACAACATTTGAATTCAAAAGCACATAGTAAGGAGCCAGAAGTAGTTAATCTCAAAACCCTAATTGGTAAAGAACGCCAGAGGAATATCTCAATGTTGAGAAATAAAGGTGATCATCTGCAAAATGAAAAAGCAATATCAAAGAAACGAGGGGAGATAGTTCTTGCAAGAAGAATAGGATCGAATGAAAAACTCAACATTTCAAACTATGGCCCATGTCCTTTATGCTTGGAGTGGCTTAAGCTAGATGTTTTATACAGACACCAAAAGAAATGCTGCGGCTTATCAGCTGATTCAGGTCAACCGAGCTCATTTATCTCCAAGGGTAACATCATGGTACAGAGTGCAATGATTGCTGGGAGGCTTAAAGAAACTGCATGTAAAGCACTTGTTAATGAAGTTTTCCCTATTATGCAAGATGATAAAATTGGGCATGAAGCTAAAAATGACAGTCTGATTGTTGCACTTGGGAATCACTGGCATAAACGGAATGTAGGAAACAAATTAATGCGTAAACATTATGTATCAGCAGTAATGAGACTAACAAGTCGTCTCCTGATTGAAATTAGAAAGTTAACTGAATCAGAGCAAAGATTGGAGTTTTACCTgcaaccaaaatatttttcagaggTAGCACATGCAGCTTTGAAAGTAGCTAAACAGGATGATGACAACGATGACAATTTACAGGCCCCTTCAAATGCCATTAAACTGGGTTATCATTTGAAGAGATTGTGTAACTTGAAACTGGGCTTAGCAATTAGACATGGAAATGATGACCAAAGAAGAGCATCTAAAAACTTTTTGAAGCTTATGGAGTTAGAATGGTGTTCAAAACTTGCTAGAGTCAATCTCgaagaaagaagaagaaataaGAAAGTTGAACTTCCTCTACCTTCAGATGTGAAAAAGCTTGCAGATTACTTGAAGGTTGAAATAGAATCATTCGACAAAGGAAACCTCACTTATGAGAATTTCAAAAAGGGGTCGACACTGACTGAGGCAGTACTTATTACCTATAACCGACGGCGTCCAGGGGAAATTCAAGCAATGAG GTTGGTTGATTACCACAACAGGAAGACTGGAATAGATCCTGGTGTTGGAGAAGAAATAGTGAAATCACTGTCagaatttgaaagaaaacttgTAGAAGAACAAGATGTGATTGAAATAAGGGGAAAG TGTGGAAAATGTGTACCAGTGATCATTCCTAAGCATGTACGGGGGATTCTGGCACATCTATGTAATCAACGTGTAAGAGCAGCTGCAGGAATACCAAGCTCAAGTGTCCATATCTTTGCAACAAACA GGGCAGGTGTTTTTAGGGGATATGATTCTGTACAATTTGTGACACAGAATGCTGATCTTCAATTTCCGGAACGCATAAGAGGAACAAACATGAGACGTCTCatggcaactttatgccag GCCTTGGATGTGACACCACAGCAGCAAAAGTGGATCATCGATCACATGGGCCATACTCTAGATGTGCACAACATTCACTATAGATGTACATCAGATATCATAGAGAGATCAGACATTGCAAAATTATTAATGCTCATGGACAGGAAGCAGGTtggatatttcaaaaataaaagattgGAAGAAATTAGCTTGGAAG AATTAATTGAAGAACCAGACGAAACAAATGATGTTGATGAGAATGATGACAGATTCTTGGACAGAGATGAAGTGTTCATCCCAAACCTGTTAGAAGATGAAGAGGAAGAAATTCTAGTCA AGACAAGCAAGAAGAAAAAGGCCAGTTTTACGAGGAAGAAATGGACAGTAGcagaagaagaagaaataaaGAAGAGGTTTGCAGGTTTTCTTGCCCAGGACAAGTGTCCTAGGCAAAAAGACGTTGAGAAAGTGATGGCCCAAAGCAAGAAATATGGGGGTCTACTGCATACAAGACCAAGGGACAACATTAAGAAGAAAGTCAGTTGTATGCTGGTTAAAgctagaaaaaataataatgatttgtAA